The DNA region TATACTATCGCCATGCTTTTGACCGAAATTCTGCCCCCGCCCTGGAAATTTGAGATCGTGGCCAGTGATATCAGCCTGAAATGCCTTATGACCGGCAAGGAGGGCTTCTACGCCGATGGTCGTATGGACGGTATCCCGGATAATTACCTGAAAAAGTACTTCGACAAGGTAACCGGAGGCTATAAGGTTAAGCCCGAGCTGATGGCTAAGATACGTTTTGATTACCATAACCTTAAAAACGATTCGGGGCAGCGCAATCTGGACATCGTATTCTGTCGGAATGTGATCATCTATTTTGATGAACAAACCCAGCTCGGGGTGGTTAACCGTTTCTGGGATTCCATGGCGTCCAAGGCCTTTCTTTTTATCGGCCATTCTGAATCCCTCTTCGGGATGAATACCAAATTCGAATTTGTTAAAACCGAGTGGGCAACCTTGTACCGGAAATTTATATA from Treponema primitia ZAS-2 includes:
- a CDS encoding CheR family methyltransferase; translation: MADEIVLTDADFEQYRNLIYNESGINFTKTNRSILEGRLKERLRGKTGITLGSYFTTISKDKEELKGFLDSVTTNLTRFFRNQAQFDALEHHVIPELMKIKKPTGNTTIKIWSAGCSTGEEPYTIAMLLTEILPPPWKFEIVASDISLKCLMTGKEGFYADGRMDGIPDNYLKKYFDKVTGGYKVKPELMAKIRFDYHNLKNDSGQRNLDIVFCRNVIIYFDEQTQLGVVNRFWDSMASKAFLFIGHSESLFGMNTKFEFVKTEWATLYRKFI